A window from Pseudomonas moraviensis encodes these proteins:
- a CDS encoding protein YgfX has protein sequence MFSPSNTFECRWHASRQLLAAYLLAQAFAVGSLCLLSIPLWASLAGVSGCLLHGFWVMPRQILLSHPNAFCGLRRDGDGWQVWNRACGWQAAQLRPDSLALPLIVVLRFRLRGEWRVRSICVPRDSQAADLHRRLRVRLKFSRRRWAAPE, from the coding sequence GTGTTCAGCCCAAGTAATACGTTCGAATGCCGCTGGCATGCCTCACGGCAGTTGCTGGCGGCGTATCTGTTGGCCCAGGCGTTCGCCGTGGGCTCGTTGTGTCTACTGTCGATTCCGCTGTGGGCCAGTCTGGCCGGTGTTTCCGGCTGTCTGTTGCATGGCTTTTGGGTGATGCCCCGGCAGATTCTGCTGAGTCACCCGAATGCATTTTGCGGATTGCGACGCGACGGCGATGGCTGGCAGGTCTGGAATCGGGCGTGCGGTTGGCAGGCCGCGCAGTTACGACCGGACAGCCTGGCGCTGCCGCTGATCGTGGTGCTGCGTTTTCGCTTGCGCGGGGAATGGCGGGTCAGATCGATCTGCGTGCCACGGGATTCGCAGGCGGCGGATCTGCACCGACGCCTGCGAGTGCGGCTCAAGTTCAGCCGGCGTAGGTGGGCGGCACCAGAATAG
- a CDS encoding AI-2E family transporter, protein MFKVLRDWIQRYFSDEEAVVLAVLLVLAFTAVLTLGGMLAPVLAGMVLAYLMQGLVVTLERLRVPGGVAVGLVFALFMGALMLFIVVVLPLLWHQLITLFNELPGMLAKWQSLLLLLPERYPHLVSDEQVLQAIEAARGEIGKFGQWALTFSLSSLPLLVNIMIYLVLVPILVFFFLKDRAMIGEWVRGYLPRERALITRVAQEMNRQIANYIRGKGIEIVICGGVTYIAFIALGLNYAALLALLVGLSVVVPYVGAVVVTVPVLLIALFQWGWSDQFIYLMAVYGIIQTLDGNVLVPLLFSEAVNLHPVAIICAVLLFGGLWGFWGVFFAIPLATLFKAVLDAWPRKEPVVAPLL, encoded by the coding sequence ATGTTCAAAGTGTTACGCGACTGGATTCAGCGCTACTTCTCCGATGAAGAAGCCGTGGTACTGGCGGTGCTGCTGGTTCTCGCCTTCACCGCCGTGCTCACCCTCGGTGGCATGCTCGCCCCGGTGCTCGCCGGCATGGTGCTGGCGTATCTGATGCAAGGCCTGGTGGTGACACTCGAGCGGCTGCGCGTGCCCGGCGGCGTGGCGGTGGGGCTGGTGTTCGCGCTGTTCATGGGCGCGCTGATGCTGTTTATCGTCGTGGTTCTGCCGCTGTTGTGGCACCAGTTGATCACGCTGTTCAACGAACTGCCAGGCATGCTCGCCAAGTGGCAGTCGTTGCTGCTTCTATTGCCGGAGCGCTATCCGCATCTGGTGTCCGACGAGCAAGTCTTGCAAGCGATCGAAGCGGCGCGGGGCGAGATCGGCAAGTTCGGCCAGTGGGCGCTGACGTTCTCGCTGTCGAGTCTGCCGCTGCTGGTGAACATCATGATCTACCTGGTGCTGGTGCCGATTCTGGTGTTTTTCTTCCTGAAGGATCGGGCGATGATCGGCGAGTGGGTGCGCGGCTATCTGCCCCGCGAGCGCGCGTTGATCACCCGCGTAGCGCAGGAAATGAACCGGCAGATCGCCAATTACATTCGTGGCAAAGGCATCGAGATCGTGATTTGCGGCGGCGTGACCTACATCGCTTTTATCGCCCTGGGTCTGAACTATGCGGCACTGCTGGCGTTGCTGGTCGGCTTGTCGGTGGTGGTGCCGTATGTCGGCGCCGTAGTGGTGACCGTGCCGGTGCTGCTGATTGCGCTGTTCCAGTGGGGCTGGAGCGATCAGTTCATTTATCTGATGGCGGTCTACGGAATCATTCAGACGCTGGACGGCAACGTGCTGGTGCCGCTGTTGTTCTCGGAAGCGGTCAACCTGCATCCGGTGGCGATTATCTGTGCGGTGTTGTTGTTTGGCGGGTTGTGGGGATTCTGGGGTGTGTTCTTTGCGATCCCGCTGGCGACGCTGTTCAAGGCTGTGCTGGATGCATGGCCGCGCAAGGAACCGGTGGTGGCGCCGTTGCTTTAG
- a CDS encoding succinate dehydrogenase assembly factor 2 yields MVEQVELNRLFWHSRRGMLELDVLLVPFVQEVYATLNQVDRDLYVRLLTCEDQDMFGWFMERSESEDPELQRMVRMILDRVQPK; encoded by the coding sequence ATGGTCGAACAAGTTGAACTGAATCGCCTCTTTTGGCACAGCCGTCGCGGGATGCTTGAGCTTGACGTGTTGCTGGTGCCGTTCGTGCAGGAGGTTTACGCAACGTTGAATCAGGTGGATCGCGATCTCTACGTGCGTTTGCTGACCTGTGAGGATCAGGACATGTTCGGCTGGTTCATGGAGCGCAGCGAGTCGGAAGACCCTGAGCTGCAACGCATGGTCCGGATGATCCTGGATCGTGTTCAGCCCAAGTAA
- the nadB gene encoding L-aspartate oxidase, whose translation MSQQFQHDVLVIGSGAAGLSLALTLPGHLRIAVLSKGDLANGSTFWAQGGVAAVLDDTDTVESHVDDTLNAGGGLCHEDAVRFTVEHSREAIQWLIDQGVPFTRDEKSGTEDGGFEFHLTREGGHSHRRIIHAADATGAAIFKTLLARAKERANIELLEQRVAVDLITERRLGLQGERCLGAYVLNRATGEVDTYGARFVILASGGAAKVYLYTSNPDGACGDGIAMAWRSGCRVANLEFNQFHPTCLYHPQAKSFLITEALRGEGAHLKLPNGERFMHRFDKRAELAPRDIVARAIDHEMKRLGIDCVYLDISHKPESFVKSHFPTVYERCLGFGIDITSQPIPVVPAAHYTCGGVMVDQHGRTDVPGLYAIGETSFTGLHGANRMASNSLLECFVYARSAATDILAQLDDVAAPSALPVWDASQVTDSDEDVIIAHNWDELRRFMWDYVGIVRTNKRLQRAQHRVRLLLDEIDEFYSNYKVSRDLIELRNLAQVAELMISSAMERKESRGLHYTLDYPDLLPEALDTILVPPTYAG comes from the coding sequence ATGAGCCAACAGTTCCAACACGATGTTCTGGTGATTGGCAGCGGTGCTGCCGGTTTGAGTCTCGCGCTGACCTTGCCCGGTCATCTGCGCATTGCCGTATTGAGCAAGGGCGATCTCGCCAACGGCTCGACCTTTTGGGCTCAAGGTGGGGTCGCCGCCGTGCTCGACGACACTGACACTGTCGAATCCCACGTCGACGACACCCTTAATGCCGGCGGCGGTTTGTGCCACGAAGATGCCGTGCGCTTCACCGTCGAGCACAGCCGCGAAGCCATTCAATGGCTGATCGACCAGGGCGTGCCGTTTACCCGTGACGAAAAGTCCGGCACCGAGGATGGCGGTTTCGAATTTCACCTGACCCGCGAAGGCGGCCACAGCCATCGGCGGATCATCCACGCGGCCGACGCCACCGGCGCTGCGATCTTCAAGACCTTGTTGGCCCGGGCCAAAGAGCGCGCGAACATCGAATTGCTGGAACAGCGTGTCGCCGTCGATCTGATCACCGAGCGCCGTCTGGGCCTGCAAGGCGAGCGGTGTCTCGGCGCCTATGTGCTGAACCGCGCCACCGGCGAAGTCGATACTTACGGCGCACGCTTCGTGATCCTCGCCTCGGGCGGCGCCGCCAAAGTCTACCTTTATACCAGCAACCCGGACGGCGCCTGCGGTGACGGCATCGCCATGGCCTGGCGCTCCGGCTGCCGGGTGGCCAATCTGGAATTCAACCAGTTCCACCCGACCTGCCTCTATCACCCGCAAGCCAAAAGCTTCCTGATCACCGAAGCCCTGCGTGGCGAAGGTGCGCATTTGAAGCTGCCCAACGGCGAGCGCTTCATGCACCGCTTCGACAAACGCGCCGAGCTGGCGCCGCGTGACATCGTCGCGCGGGCCATCGACCATGAAATGAAGCGCCTGGGCATCGACTGCGTTTATCTCGACATCAGTCACAAGCCCGAATCGTTCGTCAAAAGCCACTTCCCGACTGTTTATGAGCGCTGCCTGGGCTTCGGCATCGACATCACCAGTCAACCGATCCCGGTGGTTCCCGCAGCGCACTACACCTGTGGCGGTGTGATGGTTGATCAGCACGGTCGCACCGACGTGCCCGGACTCTACGCCATCGGCGAAACCAGCTTCACCGGTCTGCACGGCGCCAACCGCATGGCCAGCAACTCGCTTCTGGAATGCTTCGTCTATGCCCGTTCGGCAGCGACAGACATTCTCGCGCAGCTGGATGATGTCGCGGCGCCGAGCGCCCTGCCCGTCTGGGACGCCAGCCAGGTCACCGACTCGGACGAAGACGTGATCATCGCGCACAACTGGGACGAATTGCGTCGATTCATGTGGGACTACGTCGGCATCGTGCGCACCAACAAGCGCCTGCAACGGGCACAGCATCGGGTGCGCTTGCTACTGGACGAGATCGACGAGTTCTACAGCAACTATAAAGTCAGCCGTGACCTGATCGAGCTGCGCAATCTGGCGCAGGTGGCCGAGTTGATGATCAGCTCGGCCATGGAACGCAAGGAAAGTCGCGGCCTGCATTACACCCTCGACTACCCGGACCTGCTGCCGGAAGCGCTCGACACTATTCTGGTGCCGCCCACCTACGCCGGCTGA
- a CDS encoding DegQ family serine endoprotease encodes MSIPSLKSYLSIFATVLLLGQAVPAAQAADLPDFTQLVEQASPAVVNISTTQKLPDRRVNQQMPDLEGLPPMLREFFERGMPPQQRSPRGDGRQREAQSLGSGFIISPDGYILTNNHVIADADEILVRLADRSEMKAKLIGTDPRSDVALLKIEGKDLPVLKLGKSQDLKAGQWVVAIGSPFGFDHTVTQGIVSAVGRSLPNENYVPFIQTDVPINPGNSGGPLFNLNGEVVGINSQIYTRSGGFMGVSFAIPIDVAMDVSNQLKSGGKVSRGWLGVVIQEVNKDLAESFGLDKPAGALVAQIQDDGPAAKGGLQVGDVILSMNGQPIVMSADLPHLVGALKAGAKANLEVIREGKRKNVELTVGAIPDEDKELNALPKSGAESSSNRLGVAVGELTAEQKKTYDLKGGVVIKEVQDGPAALIGLQPGDVITHLNNQAIGSAKEFTDIAKALPKNRSVSMRVLRQGRASFITFKLAE; translated from the coding sequence ATGTCGATACCTAGTTTGAAGTCTTACCTTTCCATCTTCGCCACTGTGCTGTTGCTCGGTCAGGCGGTCCCTGCTGCGCAAGCGGCCGATCTGCCTGATTTCACCCAGTTGGTCGAACAAGCTTCGCCAGCGGTGGTGAACATCAGTACCACGCAGAAACTGCCGGACCGCCGCGTCAATCAGCAGATGCCGGATCTGGAAGGCCTGCCACCGATGTTGCGCGAATTCTTCGAGCGCGGCATGCCGCCTCAGCAGCGCTCGCCACGTGGCGACGGGCGCCAGCGTGAAGCGCAATCGTTGGGCTCGGGTTTCATCATTTCGCCGGATGGCTACATTCTCACCAACAACCACGTGATCGCCGATGCCGACGAAATCCTCGTCCGGCTGGCTGACCGCAGTGAGATGAAGGCCAAGCTGATCGGCACCGATCCACGTTCCGACGTGGCATTGCTGAAAATCGAAGGCAAGGATCTGCCGGTGCTCAAACTCGGCAAATCCCAGGACCTGAAAGCCGGCCAGTGGGTCGTCGCGATCGGTTCGCCGTTCGGCTTTGACCACACCGTGACCCAAGGCATCGTCAGCGCCGTCGGCCGCAGCCTGCCAAACGAAAACTATGTGCCATTCATTCAGACCGACGTGCCGATCAACCCGGGCAACTCCGGTGGTCCGCTGTTCAACCTGAACGGTGAAGTGGTCGGCATCAACTCGCAGATCTACACCCGCTCCGGCGGATTCATGGGTGTGTCGTTCGCGATCCCGATCGACGTGGCGATGGACGTTTCCAACCAGCTCAAGAGTGGTGGCAAAGTCAGCCGCGGCTGGCTGGGCGTGGTCATTCAGGAAGTGAACAAGGATCTGGCCGAGTCGTTCGGTCTGGACAAGCCGGCCGGCGCCCTTGTTGCGCAGATCCAGGATGACGGCCCTGCGGCCAAGGGCGGCCTGCAGGTTGGCGACGTGATCCTGAGCATGAACGGTCAGCCGATCGTCATGTCGGCTGATCTGCCGCATCTGGTCGGCGCGCTGAAGGCTGGCGCCAAGGCCAATCTGGAAGTGATTCGTGAAGGCAAGCGCAAGAACGTCGAGTTGACTGTCGGCGCGATCCCGGACGAAGACAAAGAGCTGAACGCGTTGCCGAAGTCCGGCGCTGAAAGCAGCAGCAACCGCCTCGGTGTTGCGGTCGGTGAATTGACCGCCGAGCAGAAGAAAACCTACGACCTCAAAGGTGGTGTGGTAATCAAGGAAGTGCAGGACGGTCCTGCGGCCCTGATCGGTCTGCAGCCGGGTGACGTGATCACCCACCTGAACAACCAGGCCATTGGCTCGGCGAAGGAGTTCACCGACATCGCCAAGGCGTTGCCGAAGAACCGGTCGGTGTCGATGCGCGTACTGCGTCAGGGTCGTGCCAGCTTCATCACCTTCAAACTGGCTGAATAA
- a CDS encoding peroxiredoxin, translating to MAVVIDQPVADFTAPATSGQTVSLSELKGKQVVIYFYPKDSTPGCTTQGQGFRDQYAAFKAANTEVFGISRDSLKSHENFKGKQQFPFELISDKDEAVCQLFDVIKLKKLYGKEYLGVDRSTFLIDKDGVLRQEWRGVKVPGHVDAVLAAAEALNKA from the coding sequence ATGGCCGTTGTCATCGACCAACCGGTTGCGGATTTCACCGCGCCTGCGACCAGCGGGCAGACCGTCAGCCTGTCCGAACTCAAGGGCAAGCAAGTGGTGATCTACTTCTACCCGAAGGACAGCACCCCGGGCTGCACCACTCAGGGCCAGGGCTTTCGTGATCAATATGCGGCTTTCAAGGCTGCCAACACCGAAGTCTTCGGCATTTCCCGCGACAGTTTGAAGTCGCACGAAAACTTCAAAGGCAAACAGCAATTCCCCTTCGAGCTGATCAGCGACAAGGACGAGGCGGTTTGCCAGTTGTTCGACGTGATCAAGCTGAAGAAGCTGTATGGCAAGGAATACCTGGGCGTTGATCGCAGCACGTTCCTGATTGATAAGGACGGCGTGCTGCGTCAGGAATGGCGTGGCGTGAAAGTCCCGGGGCATGTTGATGCCGTGCTGGCGGCAGCTGAAGCTCTGAATAAAGCCTGA
- a CDS encoding MucB/RseB C-terminal domain-containing protein has translation MRAIPLLSLLLSGWFVVPAHADEAQDWLTRLGQAEQQQSFNGTFVYERNGSFSTHNIWHRVQNGQVRERLLQLDGSAQEVVRIDGRTQCVSGTLIAGLGDSPNAAARALDPKKLKNWYDLAVIGKSRVAGRDAVIVSLTPRDQHRYGFELHLDKKTALPLKSLLLNDKGQLLERFQFTSLDTDEIPSDKELLADADCKPINIGNDKASAAKTVQNWRSDWLPPGFELTSSSSHKDAQTKTQVSSLMYDDGLARFSVFLEPLNGATVTDTRTQLGPTVAVSRRLTTPQGEMMVTVVGEIPIGTAERIALSMRNNDGAATSKQ, from the coding sequence ATGCGCGCCATCCCTCTACTTTCGCTTCTGCTCAGTGGCTGGTTCGTTGTTCCAGCCCACGCTGATGAGGCCCAGGACTGGTTGACCCGTCTGGGCCAGGCCGAGCAGCAGCAAAGCTTCAACGGTACTTTCGTTTACGAGCGCAACGGCAGTTTTTCCACGCACAACATCTGGCATCGTGTCCAGAATGGTCAGGTCCGCGAGCGGCTGTTGCAGCTCGACGGCTCGGCTCAGGAAGTCGTGCGCATTGATGGCCGTACTCAATGCGTCAGCGGCACCCTGATTGCGGGATTGGGTGATTCACCCAACGCTGCCGCCCGTGCGCTGGATCCCAAAAAGCTGAAGAACTGGTATGACCTAGCGGTTATCGGCAAGTCGCGCGTTGCCGGCCGTGACGCGGTGATCGTGTCGCTGACCCCTCGTGATCAGCACCGTTACGGTTTCGAACTGCATCTGGACAAGAAAACCGCGCTGCCGCTCAAGTCGTTGCTGTTGAACGATAAAGGTCAGTTGCTCGAACGTTTCCAGTTCACCAGTCTCGACACTGATGAAATCCCTTCTGACAAAGAATTGCTGGCAGACGCCGATTGCAAGCCGATCAATATCGGCAATGACAAGGCTTCCGCAGCGAAGACCGTGCAGAACTGGCGTTCGGACTGGCTGCCGCCAGGCTTCGAGCTGACCAGCAGCAGTTCGCACAAGGATGCGCAGACCAAGACCCAGGTCAGCAGCCTGATGTACGACGATGGCCTGGCGCGGTTCTCGGTGTTTCTTGAGCCGTTGAACGGTGCAACCGTCACCGACACCCGCACTCAGTTGGGTCCGACCGTCGCGGTATCGCGTCGCCTGACCACGCCGCAAGGTGAAATGATGGTCACGGTGGTGGGCGAAATCCCCATTGGTACTGCCGAACGAATCGCTCTATCGATGCGTAACAACGATGGCGCTGCGACCAGCAAGCAGTGA
- a CDS encoding glycine cleavage system protein R → MSTPTVREQFLVISALGANPMELTNVLCRASHENRCAVVTSRLTRHGECSALVLEVSGSWDALARLEGSLPLLAKRHAFTVNVVRSAALENRPQALPYVAYVSSAYRPDIINELCQFFMDHNVELENLTCDTYQAPQTGGTMLNATFTVTLPAGTQISWLRDQFLDFADAMNLDALIEPWRPQNPM, encoded by the coding sequence ATGTCCACCCCCACAGTTCGCGAACAATTCCTTGTCATCAGTGCCCTCGGCGCCAACCCCATGGAGCTGACCAACGTCCTGTGCCGCGCCAGCCATGAAAACCGCTGCGCCGTCGTCACCTCCCGCCTGACCCGCCACGGCGAGTGCAGCGCCCTGGTGCTGGAAGTTTCCGGTAGCTGGGACGCCCTGGCGCGCCTCGAAGGCAGCCTGCCGCTGCTGGCCAAGCGTCATGCGTTCACCGTCAACGTGGTGCGCAGCGCGGCGCTGGAAAATCGTCCGCAGGCCCTGCCTTACGTGGCCTACGTCAGCTCGGCCTATCGCCCGGACATCATCAATGAGCTGTGCCAGTTCTTCATGGACCACAACGTCGAACTGGAAAACCTCACCTGCGACACCTACCAGGCGCCCCAGACCGGCGGCACCATGCTCAACGCCACGTTCACCGTGACTCTGCCGGCCGGCACCCAGATCAGTTGGCTGCGCGATCAGTTCCTCGACTTCGCCGACGCAATGAACCTGGATGCCCTGATCGAGCCCTGGCGCCCACAAAACCCAATGTAA
- the dapA gene encoding 4-hydroxy-tetrahydrodipicolinate synthase — translation MIAGSMVALVTPMDAQGRLDWDSLSKLVDFHLKNGTHAIVAVGTTGESATLDVEEHIAVIKAVVKQVAGRIPVIAGTGANSTREAVELTRNAKAAGADACLLVVPYYNKPTQEGLYQHFKHIAEAVDIPQILYNVPGRTSCDMQAETVIRLSSVPNIIGIKEATGDLKRAKAIIDGVSKDFIVLSGDDPTAVELILLGGKGNISVTANVAPREMADLCEAALKGDADTARAINEKLMPLHKDLFIEANPIPVKWALVEMGLMHEGIRLPLTWLSTPCHETLRSALRQCSVLV, via the coding sequence ATGATTGCGGGCAGTATGGTGGCACTGGTCACTCCCATGGATGCACAAGGGCGTCTTGACTGGGACAGCCTCAGCAAACTCGTGGACTTCCACCTCAAGAACGGCACCCATGCCATCGTCGCCGTCGGGACTACCGGCGAGTCGGCCACCCTTGATGTAGAAGAGCACATCGCCGTCATCAAAGCCGTGGTCAAACAGGTTGCCGGGCGCATTCCGGTCATCGCCGGCACCGGCGCCAACTCGACCCGCGAAGCCGTCGAACTGACCCGCAACGCCAAGGCCGCCGGCGCCGATGCCTGCCTGCTGGTGGTTCCTTATTACAACAAGCCGACCCAGGAAGGTCTGTACCAGCACTTCAAGCACATCGCTGAAGCGGTCGACATTCCGCAGATTCTCTACAACGTTCCCGGCCGCACCTCCTGCGACATGCAGGCCGAGACCGTGATTCGCCTGTCCAGCGTGCCGAACATCATCGGCATCAAGGAAGCCACCGGCGATCTGAAACGCGCCAAGGCGATCATCGATGGCGTGAGCAAGGATTTCATCGTGTTGTCCGGCGATGATCCGACCGCAGTCGAGCTGATCCTGCTCGGCGGTAAGGGCAACATCTCGGTCACCGCCAACGTCGCCCCGCGCGAAATGGCTGACCTGTGCGAGGCCGCGCTGAAAGGCGACGCCGACACCGCACGCGCAATCAACGAAAAACTGATGCCGCTGCACAAGGACCTGTTCATCGAAGCCAACCCGATTCCGGTGAAGTGGGCTTTGGTCGAAATGGGCCTGATGCACGAAGGCATCCGCCTGCCACTGACCTGGCTGAGCACTCCTTGTCATGAAACGCTGCGCTCGGCCCTGCGCCAGTGCAGCGTCCTGGTTTAA
- a CDS encoding sulfurtransferase TusA family protein, translating into MTDAVDHDVELDASGLNCPLPLLKAKMELNKLPSGAVLKVIATDAGSQRDFRTFAKLAGHALLREEDEAGIYRYWLKKA; encoded by the coding sequence ATGACTGACGCTGTAGACCATGACGTGGAACTGGACGCCAGTGGCCTGAACTGTCCGTTGCCGTTGCTCAAGGCAAAAATGGAACTCAATAAACTGCCAAGTGGTGCCGTGCTCAAGGTGATCGCCACGGACGCCGGTTCGCAGCGCGACTTCCGTACCTTTGCCAAACTGGCCGGTCATGCGCTGCTGCGTGAAGAGGACGAGGCCGGGATCTACCGTTACTGGTTGAAGAAAGCCTGA
- a CDS encoding M48 family metalloprotease: protein MTFLRPTLLTLACLLASPGFADDLPSLGDASSAIVSPQQEYQLGRAWLAMLRSQVSQLNDPQLKDYVESSVYKLVETSQVSDRRLEFILINSPQLNAFAAPGGVVGVNGGLFLNAQTEGEYASVLAHELAHLSQRHFARGVEASQRMQVPMMAALLAGIVIAAAGGGDAGIATIAGTQAAALQEQRRFSRQNEQEADRIGILNLEKAGYDPRSMPTMFERLMRQYRFDAKPPEFLLTHPVTESRIADTRNRAEQAKPGGIEDSMRYQLIRARVQLIYEETPGLGAKRFRALLDENPKNDVARYGLAIAQIKGGQLNEARENLKQLLTKSPNEIIYNLAQVDLDITNNRLPDAQSRVDRMLTQYPGNYPLNQVRVDLLLKQNRAADAEKALDSLLKSRPDDPDVWYQVAETRGLSGNIIGLHQARAEYFALVGDYRQAIQQLDFAKRKAGSNFPLSSRIDARQRELMEQERMVKDMMG, encoded by the coding sequence ATGACTTTTCTGCGCCCTACCCTGCTGACGCTCGCTTGCCTGCTCGCCTCACCAGGCTTTGCCGACGATCTGCCGTCACTTGGCGACGCCAGTTCTGCCATCGTCTCGCCGCAACAGGAATACCAGCTCGGCCGCGCCTGGCTGGCCATGCTGCGCAGTCAGGTTTCCCAGCTCAACGATCCACAGCTCAAGGATTACGTTGAATCCAGCGTGTACAAGCTCGTCGAGACCAGCCAGGTCTCCGACCGACGCCTGGAATTCATTCTGATCAACAGCCCGCAACTCAACGCCTTCGCCGCACCGGGCGGCGTGGTCGGGGTCAACGGCGGCCTGTTCCTCAACGCCCAGACCGAAGGCGAATACGCCTCGGTGCTCGCTCACGAATTGGCGCACTTGTCGCAACGTCACTTTGCTCGCGGAGTGGAAGCCTCACAACGCATGCAGGTGCCGATGATGGCCGCGCTGCTGGCCGGCATTGTCATTGCGGCGGCCGGTGGTGGGGATGCCGGCATCGCTACCATCGCCGGCACCCAGGCAGCGGCATTGCAGGAACAACGGCGCTTCTCGCGGCAGAATGAACAGGAAGCCGACCGCATCGGCATTCTCAACCTGGAGAAGGCAGGTTACGACCCGCGCTCGATGCCGACCATGTTCGAACGCCTGATGCGCCAGTACCGCTTCGACGCCAAGCCGCCGGAATTCCTGCTGACTCACCCGGTTACCGAATCGCGGATCGCCGACACCCGCAACCGCGCCGAACAGGCGAAACCGGGCGGCATCGAAGACAGCATGCGCTACCAGTTGATCCGCGCGCGGGTGCAGTTGATCTACGAGGAAACCCCGGGGCTGGGTGCCAAGCGTTTCCGCGCCCTGCTTGATGAGAATCCGAAAAACGATGTCGCCCGTTACGGCCTGGCCATCGCCCAGATCAAGGGTGGCCAACTCAACGAAGCACGGGAGAACCTCAAGCAGTTGTTGACCAAATCGCCGAACGAGATCATCTACAACCTCGCGCAGGTCGATCTGGACATCACCAACAATCGTCTGCCCGATGCGCAGTCGCGAGTCGACCGCATGCTCACGCAATACCCGGGCAACTATCCGCTGAACCAGGTGCGCGTCGATCTGCTGCTGAAACAGAATCGCGCCGCCGATGCCGAGAAGGCGCTCGACAGTCTGCTCAAGTCACGCCCGGATGATCCGGACGTCTGGTATCAGGTTGCCGAAACCCGCGGCCTGTCGGGCAACATCATCGGCCTGCATCAGGCGCGGGCCGAATACTTTGCGCTGGTCGGCGACTATCGGCAGGCCATTCAGCAACTGGACTTCGCCAAGCGCAAGGCCGGCAGCAACTTCCCGCTGTCCTCGCGCATCGATGCCCGCCAGCGCGAGCTGATGGAGCAGGAGCGCATGGTCAAGGACATGATGGGCTGA
- the rpoE gene encoding RNA polymerase sigma factor RpoE, producing MLTQEEDQQLVERVQRGDKRAFDLLVLKYQHKILGLIVRFVHDTHEAQDVAQEAFIKAYRALGNFRGDSAFYTWLYRIAINTAKNYLVSRGRRPPDSDVSSEDAEFYDGDHGLKDLESPERALLRDEIEGTVHRTIQQLPEDLRTALTLREFDGLSYEDIASVMQCPVGTVRSRIFRAREAIDKALQPLLQEN from the coding sequence ATGCTAACCCAGGAAGAGGATCAGCAGCTGGTCGAACGCGTTCAGCGTGGCGACAAGCGAGCTTTCGATCTGCTGGTGCTGAAATATCAGCACAAAATTCTCGGGTTGATCGTGCGTTTTGTGCACGACACCCATGAAGCCCAGGACGTTGCTCAGGAAGCCTTTATCAAGGCGTATCGGGCACTTGGAAATTTCCGCGGTGACAGTGCGTTTTATACGTGGCTGTACCGTATTGCCATTAACACGGCGAAGAACTACCTGGTTTCCCGCGGCCGTCGGCCGCCGGATAGCGATGTAAGTTCGGAGGATGCAGAGTTCTACGATGGCGATCACGGCCTCAAGGATCTCGAATCACCTGAACGTGCGTTGCTGCGGGATGAGATCGAAGGCACTGTCCATCGGACCATCCAGCAACTGCCAGAGGATTTGCGTACGGCTTTAACTTTACGTGAATTCGATGGTCTGAGTTACGAGGACATTGCGAGCGTCATGCAGTGTCCGGTGGGTACCGTGCGCTCCCGGATTTTCCGCGCTCGGGAGGCCATCGACAAAGCCCTGCAACCGTTGTTGCAGGAAAACTGA
- a CDS encoding sigma-E factor negative regulatory protein gives MSREALQESLSAVMDNEADELELRRVLSALDDVDTRETWARYQIARAAMHKDLLLPRLDIAAAVSAALEDETAPAKVSRSPWRNLGRLAVAASVTVAVLAGVRLYNQDEIAGVELAQQSNQPTLATPQVKGPAVLAGYSESSEATGPMANGVLQGQPGWHDQRLPGYLRQHAQQAALKGTESALPYARAASLENR, from the coding sequence ATGAGTCGTGAAGCCCTGCAGGAATCGCTGTCCGCAGTGATGGATAACGAAGCGGACGAACTGGAATTGCGTCGAGTGCTCAGCGCACTGGATGATGTTGATACCCGTGAGACCTGGGCTCGTTACCAGATCGCTCGGGCAGCCATGCACAAGGATCTGCTGCTTCCGCGTCTGGATATCGCTGCGGCAGTGTCTGCTGCGCTGGAAGACGAAACGGCTCCGGCCAAAGTATCCCGCAGCCCATGGCGTAACCTGGGTCGCCTCGCTGTTGCCGCTTCGGTGACCGTGGCCGTACTGGCCGGTGTTCGCCTGTACAACCAGGACGAAATCGCTGGCGTCGAATTGGCGCAGCAGTCGAATCAGCCAACTCTGGCCACTCCACAGGTCAAGGGTCCGGCAGTTCTGGCTGGTTACAGCGAAAGCTCGGAAGCGACTGGCCCGATGGCCAATGGCGTTCTGCAAGGTCAGCCAGGCTGGCATGATCAGCGTCTGCCAGGCTATCTGCGTCAGCACGCTCAGCAGGCTGCACTCAAGGGAACTGAAAGCGCGCTGCCATACGCACGTGCTGCAAGCCTGGAAAACCGTTAA